In one window of Carcharodon carcharias isolate sCarCar2 chromosome 14, sCarCar2.pri, whole genome shotgun sequence DNA:
- the abhd8a gene encoding protein ABHD8 → MLTSITDGIMCCITGRTLNVVGAIDSVESSDGYDYIEVKPGRVLRVKHIMPSRTPAEEEKKEEVVVEEDEEEEASGKGVVHCKRKISVYRNGQVVIENLGDVIRSEILHCQNGNTDPSSTVEIELSDANVTSPQANSASPSACVNGGTVPEQGMAKRRKRKPKKTVVIDCKKRITSCKGTHSDVALFFIHGVGGSLDIWKEQLDFFGKLGYEVVAPDLAGHGSSTAPKIGAAYTFYALAEDMRVIFKRYGKKRNILIGHSYGVSFCTFLAHEYPDQVHKVVMINGGGPTALEPSLCSIFNLPTCVLHCLSPCLVWSFLKAAFARQGAKEKQLLKEGNAFKVTSFVLRAMMSGQYWPEGDEVYHAELTVPVLLVHGMHDKFVPVDEDQRMAEILLIAFLKVIDEGSHMVMMECPETVNTLLHEFLLWEPEITASEKAETKRTTENNK, encoded by the exons ATGTTGACCAGCATAACTGATGGGATCATGTGCTGCATCACTGGCAGAACTCTGAATGTGGTGGGAGCCATTGACAGTGTGGAGTCTAGCGATGGCTACGATTACATTGAGGTGAAACCTGGCCGGGTCCTGCGAGTCAAACACATCATGCCGAGCCGAACACCGGCGGAGGAAGAGAAGAAGGAGGAAGTGGTGGTGGAGGAAGACGAGGAAGAGGAAGCATCCGGTAAAGGCGTGGTACACTGCAAGCGCAAGATCTCTGTCTATCGCAATGGGCAGGTGGTGATCGAGAACCTCGGCGACGTCATTCGCTCCGAGATCCTGCACTGCCAGAACGGCAACACTGACCCCAGCAGCACGGTGGAGATTGAACTCTCTGACGCCAATGTCACATCGCCCCAGGCCAACAGCGCCAGCCCCAGCGCCTGCGTCAATGGTGGTACTGTCCCAGAGCAGGGCATGGCTAAGCGGCGCAAACGCAAACCGAAAAAGACGGTTGTGATCGACTGCAAGAAGCGGATCACCAGCTGTAAGGGCACCCACTCTGATGTGGCACTCTTCTTCATCCATGGTGTGGGGGGCTCGCTGGACATTTGGAAAGAGCAGCTGGACTTCTTTGGCAAGCTGGGTTACGAGGTGGTGGCCCCAGATCTTGCTGGGCATGGCTCCAGCACTGCTCCAAAGATCGGCGCCGCCTACACTTTCTACGCTCTTGCGGAGGACATGAGAGTCATCTTCAAACGCTATGGGAAGAAACGCAATATCCTGATTGGACACTCTTATGG GGTTTCATTCTGCACGTTTCTGGCTCACGAGTATCCGGATCAAGTGCACAAGGTGGTGATGATAAACGGAGGAGGTCCAACTGCCCTGGAGCCCAGTTTGTGCTCCATCTTCAACTTGCCCACCTGTGTCCTACACTGCCTCTCACCATGTCTCGTCTGGAGCTTCCTCAA AGCGGCGTTTGCACGACAGGGAGCGAAAGAGAAGCAATTGTTAAAGGAAGGGAATGCGTTCAAGGTGACTTCCTTCGTGCTGCGGGCAATGATGAGTGGACAGTACTGGCCCGAAGGTGATGAGGTGTACCATGCtgagctgacagtgcctgtcctGTTGGTGCATGGAATGCACGATAAGTTCGTCCCTGTGGATGAAGACCAGCGCATGGCTGAG ATCTTGCTGATTGCGTTCCTGAAAGTCATCGATGAGGGGAGTCACATGGTAATGATGGAATGTCCAGAGACGGTGAACACATTACTGCACGAGTTCCTGCTTTGGGAACCGGAGATCACAGCGAGTGAGAAAGCGGAGACCAAACGGACGACAGAAAACAACAAGTAA